From Chryseobacterium shandongense, the proteins below share one genomic window:
- the thrS gene encoding threonine--tRNA ligase, whose product MIKITLPDSSVKEFEAGVTPLDVAKSISEGLARNTISAVVNDKQVETTTPITTDSTVQLLTWNDDLGKKAFWHSSAHLLAQAILEFYPNAKLTIGPAIESGFYYDVDFGDESLSEKDFEKIEKKVLENAKKGSTFSLYPVSKEEALKVYADNPYKVELISNLNDGEITFVTHDDFTDLCRGGHIPNTSIVKAVKILNAAGAYWRGNEKNPQLTRVYGISFPKQKELTEYLERLEEAKRRDHRKLGKELGIFAFSEKVGAGLPLWLPKGTALRRKLENFLSAAQKKGGYEFVMSPHIGAKELYVTSGHWDKYGADSFQPIKTPNEGEEFMLKPMNCPHHCEIYKTSQWSYRDLPKRYAEFGTVYRYEQSGELHGLTRVRGFTQDDAHLFCTPDQLLGEFEKVIDLVLYVFRSLGFEDFVTQVSLRDPENREKYIGSDENWEKAENAIITAAKNKGLKTVVEYGEAAFYGPKLDFMVKDALGRRWQLGTIQVDYNLPERFDLYYIGNDNEKHRPVMIHRAPFGSMERFIAILLENTAGDFPLWLSPDQFIILPISEKYADYAKKVSEFLENHDISGQIDNRNEKTGKKIRDAELNKIPFMLVVGENEEKDGTISVRRRGEGDLGAMNLEDFVSYFKKESAI is encoded by the coding sequence ACGGTACAATTGCTTACATGGAATGATGATCTTGGAAAGAAAGCGTTCTGGCATTCTTCTGCCCACCTTCTGGCGCAGGCTATCCTTGAATTTTATCCCAATGCTAAGTTAACCATTGGTCCTGCTATCGAAAGTGGGTTCTACTACGATGTAGATTTCGGGGACGAAAGCTTATCTGAAAAGGATTTTGAGAAGATTGAGAAAAAAGTATTGGAAAATGCGAAAAAAGGCTCAACGTTCTCGCTGTATCCTGTTTCTAAAGAAGAGGCACTAAAAGTATATGCAGATAATCCTTATAAAGTAGAACTGATTTCCAATCTTAATGATGGTGAAATTACTTTCGTGACCCACGATGATTTCACAGATTTATGTCGCGGAGGGCATATTCCGAATACAAGTATTGTAAAAGCAGTAAAGATTTTAAATGCAGCCGGAGCTTACTGGAGAGGAAACGAAAAAAATCCTCAGCTGACAAGAGTGTACGGTATTTCTTTTCCAAAACAGAAAGAGCTGACTGAATATCTTGAAAGGCTTGAAGAAGCCAAGAGAAGAGATCACAGAAAATTAGGTAAAGAATTAGGAATCTTCGCATTTTCTGAAAAAGTAGGAGCAGGTTTGCCGCTTTGGCTGCCTAAGGGTACCGCTTTGAGAAGAAAACTGGAGAATTTCCTTTCTGCAGCTCAGAAAAAAGGAGGTTATGAATTCGTAATGTCGCCGCATATCGGGGCAAAAGAATTGTACGTAACTTCCGGGCACTGGGATAAATATGGAGCAGACAGCTTCCAGCCAATCAAAACGCCGAACGAGGGAGAAGAATTCATGCTGAAGCCAATGAACTGCCCGCACCACTGTGAAATTTATAAAACTTCACAATGGAGCTACAGAGACTTACCAAAAAGATATGCAGAATTCGGAACTGTTTATAGATATGAGCAATCAGGAGAGCTTCACGGACTGACAAGGGTTCGCGGATTTACTCAGGATGATGCGCACTTATTCTGTACTCCGGATCAGTTGTTGGGAGAATTCGAAAAAGTTATTGATCTTGTACTATATGTTTTCAGATCATTAGGTTTTGAAGATTTTGTGACTCAGGTGTCATTAAGAGATCCTGAAAACAGAGAAAAATATATCGGCTCCGACGAGAACTGGGAAAAAGCGGAAAACGCCATCATTACCGCGGCAAAAAACAAAGGTTTGAAAACTGTTGTTGAATATGGTGAAGCAGCATTCTACGGTCCTAAGCTGGATTTTATGGTGAAAGATGCGTTGGGAAGAAGATGGCAGCTAGGAACCATCCAGGTTGATTATAACTTGCCGGAACGATTTGATCTCTACTACATCGGAAATGATAATGAAAAGCACAGACCGGTAATGATCCACAGAGCGCCGTTTGGTTCTATGGAGCGTTTTATTGCGATTCTGCTTGAAAATACAGCTGGAGACTTCCCATTGTGGTTAAGCCCTGATCAGTTCATTATTCTTCCGATCAGCGAAAAATATGCAGATTATGCTAAAAAAGTTTCAGAATTTTTAGAAAATCACGATATTAGCGGTCAGATTGATAACAGAAATGAAAAGACAGGAAAGAAGATCCGTGATGCGGAATTAAATAAGATCCCATTCATGCTGGTGGTAGGAGAAAATGAAGAGAAGGATGGCACAATTTCTGTACGTAGACGGGGTGAAGGAGATCTGGGAGCAATGAATTTAGAAGACTTCGTTTCTTACTTTAAAAAAGAATCTGCGATATAA
- the infC gene encoding translation initiation factor IF-3, whose product MINDKIRVRELRLVGDNVEPGVYPTDKARQIAQEQELDLVVISDKAEPFIARVLDYKKFLYEQKKKQKELKAKQVKVVVKEIRFGPQTDEHDYEFKKKHAEKFLEEGSKLKTYVFFKGRSIIFKDQGEILLLKLAQELEHVGKVDQLPKLEGKRMIMMMSPKKPAK is encoded by the coding sequence TTGATCAACGATAAAATTCGTGTGAGAGAGCTTCGTTTAGTGGGCGATAACGTAGAGCCGGGAGTATATCCTACAGATAAAGCAAGACAGATTGCCCAGGAGCAAGAACTGGATCTTGTGGTAATTTCTGATAAGGCTGAACCGTTTATTGCTAGAGTTTTGGACTATAAAAAGTTCTTATACGAGCAAAAGAAAAAACAGAAGGAACTTAAAGCCAAGCAGGTGAAAGTGGTTGTGAAAGAAATTCGTTTCGGACCTCAGACCGACGAACACGACTACGAATTTAAGAAAAAGCATGCTGAAAAATTCCTTGAAGAAGGTTCAAAGCTTAAAACCTACGTATTTTTTAAAGGACGTTCGATTATCTTTAAAGACCAGGGAGAAATCCTTCTTTTAAAACTTGCCCAGGAACTGGAGCACGTTGGAAAAGTAGATCAGCTTCCTAAGCTTGAAGGAAAAAGAATGATTATGATGATGAGTCCTAAAAAACCGGCTAAATAA
- the rpmI gene encoding 50S ribosomal protein L35 codes for MPKLKTKSGAKKRFALTGSGKIKRKNAYKSHILTKKETKQKRNLTTTSYVAKVDEKSVQRQLAIK; via the coding sequence ATGCCAAAATTAAAAACGAAATCAGGTGCTAAGAAACGTTTTGCTCTTACCGGATCTGGTAAGATCAAAAGAAAAAATGCTTACAAAAGCCACATCTTAACTAAGAAAGAAACTAAGCAGAAGAGAAATCTTACTACTACTTCTTACGTAGCTAAAGTGGACGAAAAAAGTGTACAACGTCAATTAGCAATTAAGTAG
- the rplT gene encoding 50S ribosomal protein L20 yields MPRSVNSVASRARRKKIFKHAKGYFGRRKNVWTVAKNAVEKAMQYAYRGRKEKKRNFRALWITRINAGTREHGMSYSQFMGALKKNNIELNRKVLADLAMNHPEAFKAVVDQVK; encoded by the coding sequence ATGCCAAGATCAGTAAATTCGGTAGCTTCAAGAGCTAGAAGAAAGAAAATTTTTAAGCACGCTAAAGGTTATTTCGGAAGAAGAAAGAACGTTTGGACAGTAGCTAAAAACGCGGTAGAAAAAGCAATGCAATATGCTTACCGTGGTAGAAAAGAGAAGAAAAGAAATTTCAGAGCACTTTGGATCACTCGTATCAACGCGGGGACCAGAGAGCACGGAATGTCTTACTCTCAGTTTATGGGGGCTCTTAAGAAAAACAACATTGAGCTTAACAGAAAAGTTTTAGCAGATTTAGCAATGAATCACCCTGAAGCTTTCAAAGCAGTTGTAGATCAAGTAAAATAA
- a CDS encoding M28 family peptidase: MKKLTTFLLISLVSYNLQAQSLIQAYKNRADQVSQSNITTILQEFENLGVKTTGSAANTNTLNWIKAKYQSYGYTASQIVEDPFTFGSTSSKNLVITKTGTLYPDIYVIICGHYDTITGTGVSDNGSGTSIILEAARILKDIPTDYSIKFIHFSGEEQGLQGSAHYADNVVFQNNVRQLNVRVVFNIDQVGGKIGNNNNAIKCESDQSGQSGNNAQSLSFTQQLANCTTLYSPLQTVMSNAYASDYIPFEQNGDIITGFYENVRSYNEHTVNDTFINVDPTYVFNVGKAAVGALQHFATASTTLLATEEKSINSLETVKIYPNPAKDILNIELPKDIKNFNLEITDMNGRVILNKENETKVNVSGLINGAYLAIIKTKDSKAVRKIIIGK, from the coding sequence GTGAAAAAACTAACTACTTTTCTGCTTATTTCATTGGTATCTTATAACCTTCAGGCTCAAAGTCTTATTCAGGCTTATAAAAACAGGGCAGACCAGGTTTCACAGAGCAATATTACCACGATTCTTCAGGAATTTGAGAATCTTGGGGTAAAAACTACCGGCTCTGCTGCCAATACGAATACCCTGAACTGGATTAAAGCAAAATACCAATCATATGGATATACTGCAAGCCAGATTGTGGAAGATCCTTTCACTTTCGGGAGTACAAGTTCAAAAAATTTAGTGATTACAAAAACAGGCACACTGTATCCTGATATTTATGTGATCATTTGTGGCCATTATGATACGATCACCGGAACTGGTGTGAGTGATAACGGAAGCGGGACATCCATTATCCTGGAAGCAGCAAGGATTTTAAAAGATATTCCTACGGACTACTCGATCAAGTTTATTCATTTTTCGGGTGAAGAACAAGGATTGCAGGGAAGCGCTCATTATGCGGACAATGTAGTTTTTCAGAATAACGTAAGACAACTCAATGTAAGAGTGGTTTTTAATATTGATCAGGTTGGAGGTAAAATCGGGAACAATAATAATGCGATTAAGTGCGAAAGCGATCAATCTGGACAAAGCGGAAACAATGCACAATCTCTTTCTTTTACTCAGCAGCTGGCTAACTGTACAACATTATACTCTCCGTTGCAGACCGTAATGTCTAATGCTTATGCTTCGGATTATATACCTTTTGAACAGAATGGAGATATCATTACCGGATTTTACGAAAATGTAAGAAGCTATAACGAGCATACGGTGAATGATACCTTCATAAACGTAGATCCTACTTATGTTTTCAATGTAGGAAAAGCTGCTGTGGGAGCATTACAGCACTTCGCAACCGCTTCAACAACTCTGCTGGCAACCGAAGAAAAAAGTATAAACAGCCTTGAAACAGTAAAAATTTACCCGAATCCGGCAAAGGATATACTGAATATTGAACTTCCGAAAGATATTAAGAATTTTAACCTTGAAATCACAGATATGAATGGAAGAGTAATTCTAAATAAAGAAAATGAAACAAAAGTTAATGTTTCGGGATTGATAAACGGAGCTTATTTAGCAATAATAAAAACCAAAGACAGCAAAGCGGTTAGAAAGATAATTATCGGAAAATAA
- the hisIE gene encoding bifunctional phosphoribosyl-AMP cyclohydrolase/phosphoribosyl-ATP diphosphatase HisIE — MSIDFNKSKGLVPVIVQDDRTLQVLMLGYMNEEAFEKTRKEGIVTFFSRSKNRLWTKGEESGNFLTVKNIDVDCDQDTILIKAIPTNVVCHTGSFSCFGDKDSKGFLYELEEKISRRIDEKTEGSYTYSLFQRGINKMAQKVGEEAVEVVIEAKDSNDDLFKNEAADLLYHLLILLKAKNFSLQDIEEILKNRDR; from the coding sequence ATGAGTATCGATTTTAATAAAAGTAAAGGCTTGGTTCCGGTGATTGTTCAGGACGACAGAACATTACAGGTTTTGATGTTAGGATATATGAACGAAGAAGCTTTTGAAAAAACCAGAAAAGAAGGAATTGTAACGTTTTTCAGCCGTTCTAAGAACCGACTCTGGACAAAAGGAGAAGAGTCGGGTAATTTTTTAACCGTTAAAAATATTGACGTAGACTGCGATCAGGATACGATTTTAATTAAGGCAATTCCTACGAATGTTGTTTGCCACACCGGAAGTTTCAGTTGTTTCGGGGATAAAGATTCTAAAGGTTTTTTGTATGAGCTGGAAGAAAAAATAAGCAGGAGAATTGATGAAAAAACCGAAGGTTCCTACACGTACTCATTATTCCAGAGAGGAATCAATAAAATGGCTCAGAAAGTGGGAGAGGAAGCCGTAGAAGTGGTTATTGAAGCCAAAGACAGCAATGACGATCTGTTTAAAAATGAAGCGGCAGATCTGCTGTACCACCTTTTAATTTTACTGAAAGCTAAAAATTTTAGTCTACAAGATATTGAAGAAATTTTAAAGAACCGCGATCGGTAG
- the hisF gene encoding imidazole glycerol phosphate synthase subunit HisF produces MLKKRIIPCLDIKDGTTVKGINFEGLRNAGDPVELAKRYEKEGADELVFLDITATIEERKTFAGLVRKIAQELSIPFTVGGGISTVEDIRRLLEAGADKISINSSAVKNPALISELSKEFGSQCIVVAIDTKLVNGSDWVHVKGGREITDLKTLDWAKKAEELGTGEILLTSMDADGTKNGFDLRITKLISESVNIPVIASGGAGKIEDFEAAFNQTKATGALAASIFHFGEVQIQDLKNNLKIKKIAIR; encoded by the coding sequence ATGCTTAAAAAAAGAATCATTCCGTGTCTGGATATCAAAGACGGAACTACGGTGAAAGGAATTAATTTTGAAGGATTAAGAAATGCGGGAGATCCTGTAGAACTTGCCAAAAGATATGAAAAAGAAGGTGCAGACGAATTGGTTTTTCTGGATATTACCGCAACAATAGAAGAACGGAAAACTTTTGCCGGACTGGTACGAAAAATTGCTCAGGAACTGAGTATTCCATTCACGGTCGGCGGTGGAATTTCTACTGTTGAAGATATAAGGAGACTTTTGGAAGCCGGAGCAGATAAGATCAGCATTAATTCTTCGGCGGTTAAAAATCCGGCATTAATTTCGGAGTTGTCAAAAGAATTTGGGAGTCAGTGTATTGTGGTTGCTATTGATACGAAATTGGTGAACGGATCAGATTGGGTTCACGTAAAAGGAGGAAGAGAAATAACGGATCTTAAGACACTAGACTGGGCAAAGAAAGCAGAAGAACTGGGAACGGGAGAAATTCTTCTCACTTCGATGGATGCAGATGGTACAAAAAACGGATTTGATCTCAGAATAACAAAGTTAATTTCCGAAAGTGTAAACATTCCCGTCATTGCTTCCGGAGGCGCCGGAAAAATTGAAGATTTTGAAGCTGCTTTTAATCAGACAAAAGCAACAGGAGCTTTGGCGGCAAGTATTTTCCATTTTGGAGAAGTACAGATTCAGGATCTTAAAAATAATTTAAAAATTAAAAAAATTGCAATACGATGA
- the hisA gene encoding 1-(5-phosphoribosyl)-5-[(5-phosphoribosylamino)methylideneamino]imidazole-4-carboxamide isomerase has product MKIIPAIDIIDGKCVRLSKGDYDTKKIYNENPLEVAKEFESFGVQYLHLVDLDGAKSKHIVNQKVLETIAKETSLEIDFGGGLKTLEDIEIAFNSGARQITMGSIAVQDPDFCFNLIEKYGPDKMILGADCENRKIKTSGWLEESQLDVIDFILKYKNKGIKNVICTDISKDGMLQGASDELYREIVEKTAVQLIASGGISCIEDVEQMKNIGCSGTIIGKAIYEGRISLQQLQNFIENA; this is encoded by the coding sequence ATGAAAATTATTCCCGCTATAGACATCATCGACGGAAAATGCGTCCGTTTGTCGAAAGGAGATTACGATACCAAAAAAATATACAATGAAAATCCGCTTGAAGTCGCTAAAGAATTTGAAAGTTTTGGCGTACAATATCTTCATCTGGTGGATCTTGACGGTGCAAAGTCTAAGCATATTGTTAACCAAAAGGTTTTGGAAACCATTGCGAAAGAGACTTCTCTGGAAATTGATTTCGGAGGCGGACTGAAAACTCTGGAAGACATTGAAATTGCCTTTAATTCGGGAGCGAGACAAATTACCATGGGAAGTATTGCCGTTCAGGATCCCGATTTTTGTTTTAATTTAATTGAAAAATATGGTCCGGATAAAATGATTCTCGGAGCCGATTGCGAAAACCGAAAGATAAAAACTTCGGGCTGGCTGGAAGAAAGCCAATTGGATGTGATCGATTTTATTCTCAAATATAAAAATAAGGGAATTAAAAATGTGATCTGTACGGATATTTCTAAAGACGGAATGCTTCAGGGCGCATCGGATGAACTGTACAGAGAAATCGTAGAAAAAACAGCAGTTCAGCTCATTGCAAGCGGCGGCATTTCGTGTATTGAAGATGTGGAACAGATGAAAAACATCGGGTGTTCCGGAACGATTATCGGAAAGGCTATTTATGAAGGCAGAATCAGTTTACAGCAACTCCAAAATTTTATTGAAAATGCTTAA
- the hisH gene encoding imidazole glycerol phosphate synthase subunit HisH yields MIAIIKYNGGNVSSVQNSLNRLNVESVVTDDFNLIRKADKVIFPGVGEASSTMKLLKEKGLDKLIPTLKQPVLGVCLGMQLMCKNNEEGNTVGMGIFDIDVKKFPAKNIVPHMGWNTISDFNSGIFSGIEENSDVYFVHSFYCELSKNTTSVCDYILPFSASLQKDNFYAMQFHPEKSGDIGSRLLENFLKQ; encoded by the coding sequence GTGATTGCCATCATCAAATACAACGGCGGAAATGTCAGTTCCGTACAAAATTCATTGAACAGATTAAATGTAGAATCTGTGGTAACCGATGATTTTAACCTGATAAGAAAAGCTGACAAAGTGATTTTCCCGGGAGTAGGTGAAGCATCTTCTACCATGAAATTACTTAAGGAAAAAGGTCTGGATAAGTTAATTCCCACATTAAAACAGCCTGTTTTAGGTGTTTGTCTGGGAATGCAGCTGATGTGTAAAAACAATGAAGAGGGAAATACAGTCGGGATGGGAATTTTTGATATCGATGTTAAAAAGTTTCCTGCAAAAAATATTGTTCCACACATGGGATGGAATACGATTTCAGACTTTAATTCCGGAATATTTTCGGGGATTGAAGAAAACAGCGATGTGTATTTCGTTCACAGTTTCTATTGCGAATTATCGAAAAATACGACGTCGGTCTGCGATTATATTCTGCCGTTCAGTGCATCTCTGCAAAAGGATAATTTCTATGCGATGCAGTTTCACCCAGAAAAATCAGGAGATATAGGAAGCCGTTTACTGGAAAACTTTTTAAAACAATAA
- the hisB gene encoding bifunctional histidinol-phosphatase/imidazoleglycerol-phosphate dehydratase HisB — MKKVLFIDRDGTLILEPPIDFQVDSLEKLEFYPGVFQNLSRIAKELDFELVMITNQDGLGTESFPYEDFIKPQEKMLKAFENEGIVFSDILIDRSFESENLPTRKPGTGMLGKYIYGDYDLENSFVIGDRLTDIQLAKNLGAKSILISKIQNEEVDLTTESWSEIAQFLTNIPRKAKVSRKTNETEIEIEVNLDGSGASEISTGLHFFNHMLEQISKHGNLNLKIDVKGDLQVDEHHTIEDTGIVLGETVLKALGKKKGIERYGFLLPMDDCLAQVAMDFGGRPWIVWEADFKREKIGDVPTEMFYHFFKSFTDSAKCNLNIKVEGDNEHHKIESVFKAFAKALKMAVKQTDTNFNLPSTKGSL; from the coding sequence ATGAAAAAAGTATTATTTATAGACCGTGACGGAACTTTAATCTTAGAACCCCCCATTGATTTTCAGGTTGATTCTCTTGAAAAGCTGGAATTTTATCCCGGAGTTTTCCAGAATCTTTCCCGAATTGCTAAAGAACTTGATTTTGAACTGGTAATGATAACCAATCAGGATGGTTTGGGAACCGAAAGTTTTCCTTATGAAGACTTCATCAAACCACAGGAAAAAATGCTCAAAGCTTTTGAAAATGAAGGAATTGTTTTTAGTGATATTCTGATCGACAGAAGTTTTGAAAGTGAAAACCTGCCGACAAGAAAACCGGGAACGGGAATGCTGGGAAAGTATATTTACGGAGATTACGATCTTGAAAATTCATTTGTTATTGGTGACCGGCTTACAGATATTCAGTTGGCAAAAAATTTAGGAGCAAAATCTATATTGATCAGTAAAATTCAGAATGAGGAAGTTGATTTAACGACGGAAAGCTGGAGCGAAATCGCTCAGTTTTTGACGAATATTCCGCGAAAAGCAAAAGTATCCAGAAAAACGAATGAAACAGAAATTGAAATTGAAGTCAATCTCGATGGAAGCGGAGCCTCTGAAATTTCGACAGGATTACATTTTTTTAATCACATGCTCGAACAGATTTCCAAACACGGGAATTTAAACTTAAAGATTGACGTCAAAGGAGATTTGCAGGTGGATGAGCACCACACCATTGAAGATACGGGAATTGTTCTTGGAGAAACTGTTTTAAAAGCCTTAGGAAAGAAAAAAGGAATTGAACGTTACGGATTTCTTCTTCCGATGGATGATTGTTTAGCACAGGTCGCCATGGATTTTGGAGGAAGACCGTGGATCGTTTGGGAAGCTGATTTTAAGCGTGAAAAAATCGGCGATGTTCCGACTGAAATGTTTTATCACTTCTTCAAATCCTTCACCGACTCAGCAAAATGCAATCTCAACATTAAAGTGGAAGGAGATAACGAACATCACAAGATCGAATCTGTATTTAAAGCATTTGCCAAGGCGTTAAAAATGGCAGTAAAACAGACGGATACGAATTTTAATTTACCATCAACCAAAGGAAGTTTATAG
- a CDS encoding aminotransferase class I/II-fold pyridoxal phosphate-dependent enzyme, with protein MKEFNINNLVRKNILELQPYVSFRDNNTFENPVFLDANESAFGELNRYPDSTQKELKEKLAAMKNVSAKQIAVGNGSDELIDLIVKVFCEPKKDAILMMNPSFAMYGFYASVNENKVVKLNLDENFGIDKEEFLKISKEEKPKVFFLCSPNNPTGNSIEGIEFYIKNFNGIVVVDEAYIEFSEHKSCIELLGKCPNLIVLQTFSKAWGMAGARVGIAYSSQEIIKLINTVKSPYNINSLSLNKIMQLINYKNIIEENIKIL; from the coding sequence ATGAAAGAATTTAATATCAACAATTTAGTGCGAAAAAATATTCTGGAACTACAGCCTTATGTTAGTTTCAGGGATAATAATACATTTGAAAATCCTGTTTTTCTGGATGCGAATGAAAGCGCATTCGGAGAACTAAACCGTTATCCGGATTCTACCCAGAAAGAATTGAAAGAAAAATTAGCTGCAATGAAAAATGTTTCAGCAAAACAGATTGCAGTCGGAAACGGAAGCGACGAACTGATCGATCTTATCGTGAAAGTTTTTTGTGAACCGAAAAAAGATGCTATTTTGATGATGAATCCTTCTTTTGCGATGTACGGATTTTATGCTTCAGTGAATGAAAATAAAGTGGTTAAACTGAATCTGGATGAAAATTTTGGAATCGATAAAGAAGAGTTTTTAAAAATCTCAAAAGAGGAAAAACCAAAAGTTTTCTTTTTATGCTCGCCCAATAATCCTACCGGAAATTCTATTGAAGGTATCGAGTTTTATATTAAAAATTTTAACGGAATTGTTGTTGTGGACGAGGCGTATATCGAATTTTCAGAACATAAATCATGCATTGAACTGTTGGGAAAATGCCCCAACCTGATTGTTCTTCAAACCTTCTCAAAAGCATGGGGAATGGCAGGAGCAAGAGTGGGCATTGCCTATTCATCGCAAGAAATCATAAAGCTGATTAATACCGTGAAATCACCTTATAATATTAATTCATTAAGTTTAAATAAAATCATGCAATTAATTAATTATAAAAATATTATAGAAGAAAATATAAAAATACTTTAA
- the hisD gene encoding histidinol dehydrogenase, which translates to MQVERYPEKERWSELTKRPTIKREKLTEIVAVIFDEVKNNGDQSLINFAEKFDSAKINDIKVSQKEIEAAENLISEELKTAIQEAKLNITRFHASQIPKIEKIETTKGVVCWRENRAIEKVGIYIPGGTAPLFSTVLMLAIPAQLAGCKEIILCTPPDKNGNVNPAILYTAKLCGVTQIFKTGGAQAIAAMTFGTESIPNVYKIFGPGNQYVVAAKEYAQNYNIAIDMPAGPSEILVIADEKAVTEFCAADLLSQAEHGSDSQVIFLSTDEKILNETILEIQKQLEALPRNEMAAESLKNSYFILLNSIDEALEFSNLYAPEHLILAVNNFEKYIPQIRNAGSVFLGNYSCESAGDYASGTNHTLPTNGFAKNYNGVSLDSFVKKITFQNLSEQGLKNLGKTIEVMAEAEGLFAHKNAVSIRLKKTK; encoded by the coding sequence ATGCAAGTAGAAAGATATCCTGAAAAGGAAAGATGGTCTGAATTAACAAAAAGACCAACTATTAAAAGAGAAAAATTAACAGAAATCGTTGCAGTAATTTTCGATGAAGTGAAGAACAACGGAGATCAGTCGCTGATTAATTTTGCTGAAAAATTTGATTCTGCTAAAATAAATGATATTAAAGTTTCTCAAAAAGAAATTGAAGCCGCTGAAAATCTGATCAGTGAAGAACTGAAAACAGCCATTCAGGAAGCAAAATTGAATATTACGAGATTTCACGCTTCACAAATTCCGAAGATCGAAAAAATAGAAACGACAAAAGGAGTAGTTTGCTGGAGAGAAAACCGGGCCATTGAAAAAGTAGGAATTTATATTCCGGGAGGAACAGCTCCGTTATTTTCTACGGTTTTAATGCTTGCCATTCCGGCACAGTTAGCGGGTTGTAAAGAAATTATTCTCTGTACGCCGCCCGATAAAAATGGAAACGTAAATCCTGCCATTTTATACACGGCAAAATTGTGCGGAGTAACGCAGATTTTCAAAACTGGAGGCGCTCAGGCGATTGCAGCAATGACGTTTGGGACAGAAAGCATTCCCAATGTCTATAAAATTTTCGGACCGGGAAATCAGTATGTTGTTGCCGCTAAAGAATATGCACAAAACTACAATATTGCCATCGATATGCCTGCCGGACCAAGTGAAATTCTTGTAATTGCCGACGAAAAAGCAGTTACTGAATTTTGCGCTGCGGATTTGCTTTCTCAGGCAGAACACGGAAGCGACAGTCAGGTGATTTTCCTCTCTACAGACGAGAAAATTCTTAATGAAACCATTCTGGAAATCCAAAAACAGCTTGAAGCACTTCCGAGAAATGAAATGGCAGCAGAATCTTTAAAAAACAGCTACTTTATTTTGCTGAATTCAATTGATGAAGCTTTGGAATTCAGCAATTTGTACGCTCCGGAACACTTGATTTTAGCAGTCAATAATTTTGAAAAATATATTCCGCAAATCCGGAATGCCGGCTCTGTATTCTTAGGAAATTATTCATGCGAGAGCGCGGGAGATTACGCAAGCGGAACCAATCATACCCTTCCAACAAACGGTTTTGCGAAAAATTACAATGGCGTTTCTCTTGACAGTTTCGTGAAGAAAATCACTTTCCAGAATCTGTCGGAACAGGGATTGAAAAATTTAGGAAAAACCATTGAAGTAATGGCAGAAGCAGAAGGATTATTTGCTCACAAAAATGCAGTCAGTATCAGATTAAAAAAAACAAAATGA